From the genome of Candidatus Methylopumilus turicensis, one region includes:
- a CDS encoding GatB/YqeY domain-containing protein, with product MSLKARISEDMKNAMRAKDSARLGAIRLLQAAIKQREVDERIELDDMQVIEAIEKMLKQRRDSISQYEAANRHDLADIEKFEVTVLQEYLPQALTDDEVAEILEQVIAETGAAGIKDMSKVMAAVKPLVVGRADMGKISGLIKIRLGA from the coding sequence GTGTCATTAAAAGCGCGCATCTCTGAAGATATGAAAAATGCAATGCGCGCCAAAGATAGTGCGCGTTTAGGTGCTATTCGTTTGTTACAAGCAGCAATCAAGCAACGTGAAGTCGATGAGCGTATTGAGCTTGATGATATGCAGGTAATCGAAGCGATTGAAAAGATGCTTAAACAACGTCGTGATTCTATTTCTCAATATGAAGCTGCTAATCGTCATGATCTGGCTGATATTGAGAAGTTTGAAGTGACAGTATTGCAAGAGTACTTGCCGCAGGCGTTAACCGATGATGAAGTCGCTGAAATTTTGGAGCAAGTGATTGCTGAAACAGGCGCTGCAGGCATCAAGGATATGAGTAAAGTGATGGCCGCAGTTAAACCGCTGGTTGTTGGGCGTGCCGATATGGGAAAAATATCGGGCTTGATTAAAATAAGACTCGGCGCATAA